One genomic window of Micromonospora sp. WMMD1128 includes the following:
- a CDS encoding NAD(P)H-binding protein yields the protein MSDIVVFGAGGTAGSRIAAEAVERGHRVTAAVRRPEAVGYLPPGVRTVTGDATSARSVRELAEGADVLVVAIGGGERELWRDAARTLVDTLRDLPDPPRVIHVGGGATLLTPAGTRYLDEPDFPADYRDSAEGQADALEFYRSSADGVTWTYVSPPPLEFHPGERTGHYRTGTDHPVTDAQGRSVLTYEDLAVAVVDEIESPRFGNARFTAAY from the coding sequence ATGAGCGACATCGTCGTGTTCGGCGCGGGTGGGACGGCGGGCTCCCGGATCGCCGCCGAGGCCGTCGAGCGGGGGCACCGGGTCACCGCGGCGGTCCGCCGGCCGGAGGCGGTCGGCTACCTGCCGCCGGGCGTCCGCACGGTGACCGGCGACGCGACCTCGGCGCGGAGCGTACGCGAGCTGGCCGAGGGCGCGGACGTGCTGGTGGTGGCGATCGGCGGCGGTGAGCGCGAGTTGTGGCGCGACGCCGCCCGGACGCTCGTCGACACGCTGCGCGACCTGCCCGACCCGCCCCGGGTGATCCACGTCGGCGGTGGCGCGACGCTGCTCACTCCGGCGGGCACCCGCTATCTGGACGAACCGGACTTCCCGGCCGACTACCGCGACTCGGCCGAGGGTCAGGCCGACGCCCTGGAGTTCTACCGCTCCAGCGCCGACGGGGTGACCTGGACGTACGTCTCACCGCCACCGCTGGAGTTCCACCCCGGCGAGCGGACCGGGCACTACCGCACCGGCACCGACCACCCGGTGACCGACGCGCAGGGCCGCTCGGTGCTCACCTACGAGGACCTGGCCGTGGCGGTCGTCGACGAGATCGAGAGCCCGAGGTTCGGCAACGCGCGGTTCACCGCCGCGTACTGA
- a CDS encoding serine hydrolase domain-containing protein, translating to MRTPTVLTAVAGLVAAAVATGLMPRAPELGPRQTGDADLAATVRAAVDDPRGWRGLAVASIESGRVRVAGLGDRAPGGPAVEPGTPFEIGSVGKPLTGMLLARRVAAGAVRPDDPLRTVLPEVTGPAGEATLAELASHRSGLPRLPTGPAALARNWWASVTAGNAYAGDDVDRVVADAAGTERDGERGTVSYSNLGPSLLGQGLAAQAGVGYPELVRRDVLGPLGMTATVVATDRGQLPAGRAEGATTGGRPTAEWLGAGYAPAGVGVWSTAEDLARLTAAMLAGTAPGADAATPRFADEGGRRIGYGWFTSRYGDREIVWHNGGTGGFRAYVGYDRTAGRGIVVLANTARDVDALGLRLLGVRGDAASESTGLPRWIGAILALAFTFLGGLSLWSTARRGPDRLTLLSAAVWAVLYLALGHRLGDWSIVPGWLWPLGAALTGVAAALAVRRWRGLPAVAGAPPWRRWTGVALSAAFATLAAVIVT from the coding sequence ATGCGTACCCCGACCGTCCTCACCGCCGTCGCCGGCCTCGTCGCGGCGGCCGTCGCCACCGGCCTGATGCCCCGCGCCCCGGAACTCGGCCCGCGACAGACCGGCGACGCCGACCTGGCCGCGACCGTCCGCGCCGCCGTCGACGACCCGCGGGGTTGGCGCGGTCTCGCGGTGGCCTCGATCGAGAGCGGTCGGGTCCGCGTCGCCGGCCTCGGCGACCGGGCGCCCGGTGGGCCGGCCGTCGAGCCGGGCACCCCGTTCGAGATCGGCTCGGTCGGCAAGCCGCTCACCGGCATGCTCCTGGCCCGCCGGGTGGCGGCCGGCGCGGTCCGCCCCGACGACCCACTCCGCACCGTCCTGCCCGAGGTGACCGGCCCGGCCGGCGAGGCCACCCTCGCCGAGCTGGCCAGCCACCGTTCCGGGCTGCCCCGGCTGCCGACCGGCCCGGCCGCGCTGGCCCGGAACTGGTGGGCGTCGGTCACCGCCGGCAACGCGTACGCCGGTGACGACGTGGACCGGGTCGTGGCCGACGCCGCCGGCACCGAGCGGGACGGCGAGCGCGGCACGGTCTCGTACTCCAATCTCGGCCCGTCGCTGCTCGGCCAGGGACTTGCCGCGCAGGCCGGCGTCGGCTACCCGGAGCTGGTCCGGCGCGACGTGCTCGGCCCACTGGGCATGACCGCCACCGTCGTCGCCACCGACCGGGGCCAGCTGCCCGCCGGCCGCGCCGAGGGCGCCACCACCGGTGGCCGACCCACCGCGGAGTGGCTGGGCGCGGGCTACGCCCCGGCCGGCGTCGGCGTCTGGTCCACCGCCGAGGACCTGGCCCGGCTCACCGCCGCGATGCTCGCCGGCACCGCGCCCGGGGCCGACGCCGCCACCCCCCGCTTCGCCGACGAGGGCGGGCGCCGGATCGGCTACGGCTGGTTCACCAGCCGGTACGGCGACCGGGAGATCGTCTGGCACAACGGCGGCACCGGCGGCTTCCGGGCGTACGTCGGATACGACCGCACCGCCGGCCGGGGGATCGTGGTGCTCGCCAACACTGCCCGCGACGTCGACGCGCTCGGCCTGCGGCTGCTCGGTGTCCGCGGTGACGCGGCGAGCGAGTCGACAGGTCTGCCCCGCTGGATCGGCGCGATCCTGGCGCTGGCGTTCACCTTCCTCGGCGGCCTGTCGCTGTGGAGCACCGCCCGACGCGGGCCGGACCGGCTCACCCTGCTCTCCGCCGCTGTCTGGGCGGTGCTCTACCTCGCCCTCGGCCACCGGCTCGGCGACTGGTCGATCGTGCCCGGCTGGCTCTGGCCGCTGGGAGCGGCGCTGACCGGGGTCGCCGCGGCGCTCGCGGTCCGTCGCTGGCGCGGATTGCCGGCCGTCGCCGGGGCGCCGCCGTGGCGACGGTGGACCGGCGTGGCGCTCTCCGCCGCCTTCGCCACCCTGGCCGCGGTGATCGTCACCTGA
- a CDS encoding ABC transporter permease, translating to MTTATTTAPPAAQARHEPAAAGPSLARLTEVELRKLADTRAGRWLLITIGLIAVAIVVVQLFVTDAPEQTFAAFFEPSLLPVGLLLPVLGILSITGEWSQRTALTTFALVPRRERVIVAKLAAVVLAALGSVLVSLAVAVAGTLAAKATGGAGAWTFDWQMLPYAAVFQVANVLLGAGFGLLLLSTPLAIVTYLLLPTVWSVLAAMIEGLREPARWLDTTSTMEPLLGSDVTAGQWGRLGVSLAVWVLLPLVAGLIRTLRREVS from the coding sequence ATGACCACCGCCACCACCACCGCTCCCCCCGCCGCCCAGGCGCGGCACGAGCCGGCCGCCGCCGGCCCCTCGCTGGCCCGGCTGACCGAGGTGGAGCTGCGCAAGCTCGCCGACACCCGGGCCGGACGCTGGCTGCTGATCACGATCGGGCTGATCGCGGTCGCCATCGTGGTGGTGCAGCTCTTCGTCACCGACGCGCCGGAACAGACGTTCGCCGCGTTCTTCGAGCCGTCGCTGCTGCCGGTCGGGCTGCTCCTGCCGGTGCTGGGCATCCTCTCGATCACCGGCGAGTGGTCCCAGCGCACCGCGCTGACCACGTTCGCGCTGGTGCCACGCCGGGAGCGGGTGATCGTCGCCAAGCTCGCCGCGGTGGTGCTGGCCGCGCTCGGCTCGGTGCTGGTCAGCCTCGCCGTCGCCGTCGCCGGCACGCTCGCCGCCAAGGCCACCGGTGGGGCCGGCGCCTGGACGTTCGACTGGCAGATGCTGCCGTACGCGGCGGTGTTCCAGGTGGCGAACGTGCTGCTGGGCGCCGGGTTCGGTCTGCTGCTGTTGAGCACGCCGCTGGCGATCGTCACCTACCTGCTGCTGCCGACCGTGTGGAGCGTGCTGGCCGCGATGATCGAGGGGCTGCGGGAGCCGGCCCGCTGGCTGGACACCACCTCCACGATGGAGCCGCTGCTGGGGTCGGACGTGACGGCCGGGCAGTGGGGCCGGCTCGGGGTCTCGTTGGCGGTCTGGGTGCTCCTGCCGCTGGTCGCCGGGCTGATCCGTACCCTCCGCCGCGAGGTGTCCTGA
- a CDS encoding response regulator transcription factor has protein sequence MSPVRVLIVDDDPLVRGALSMILGGVPDLVVVGEAADGSEVPAAVAAHAPDVVLMDIRMPRVDGLIATEALRAAADPPEVLVLTTFDADEQVLRALRAGASGFLLKDTPPAEIVAAVRRVAAGEATLSPAVTRKLIAHVTGAAPAPGPDPKRDRAMRLLDGLSEREREVALLLGRGRTNAEISAELFMSVATVKAYVSRLLAKLDLNNRVQVALLVQDANLL, from the coding sequence ATGAGTCCGGTGCGGGTGTTGATCGTCGATGACGATCCGCTGGTCCGGGGTGCGCTGTCGATGATCCTCGGCGGCGTTCCCGACCTGGTCGTGGTGGGCGAGGCCGCCGACGGCTCGGAGGTGCCCGCGGCGGTCGCCGCGCACGCCCCGGACGTGGTGCTGATGGACATCCGGATGCCCCGGGTGGACGGGCTGATCGCGACCGAGGCGCTGCGGGCGGCGGCGGACCCGCCCGAGGTGCTGGTGCTGACCACGTTCGACGCCGACGAGCAGGTGCTGCGGGCGTTGCGGGCCGGGGCGAGCGGTTTCCTGCTCAAGGACACCCCGCCGGCCGAGATCGTGGCGGCGGTGCGCCGGGTCGCGGCGGGGGAGGCGACGCTGTCTCCGGCGGTGACCCGCAAGCTGATCGCGCACGTCACCGGCGCCGCGCCGGCACCGGGCCCGGATCCCAAACGGGATCGGGCGATGCGGCTGCTGGACGGGTTGTCCGAGCGGGAACGGGAGGTCGCACTGCTGCTGGGCCGTGGGCGGACCAACGCGGAGATCTCCGCCGAGCTGTTCATGAGCGTGGCGACGGTGAAGGCGTACGTCTCCCGGCTGCTCGCCAAGCTCGACCTGAACAACCGCGTGCAGGTGGCGCTGCTGGTGCAGGACGCCAACCTGCTATGA
- a CDS encoding PPOX class F420-dependent oxidoreductase: MPRSIARNTRVDRDALTEFLRPRHRVVLMTTRADGRPQSSPVSCGVDAEGRLVISTYPERAKVTNIRRDPRVSACVLSDDWDGPWVQVDGVAEVLDLPAAVEPLVDYFRSISGEHPDWDEYRAAMVAQGKSLIRVTIESWGPIATGGFPARLAD, encoded by the coding sequence ATGCCACGCAGCATCGCCCGCAACACCCGGGTCGACCGGGACGCCCTGACCGAGTTCCTCCGCCCCCGGCACCGCGTCGTGCTCATGACCACCCGCGCCGACGGCCGCCCCCAGTCCTCGCCGGTCTCCTGCGGCGTCGACGCGGAGGGACGGCTCGTCATCTCCACCTACCCGGAGCGGGCCAAGGTGACGAACATCCGCCGCGACCCGCGCGTCTCGGCGTGCGTGCTCTCCGACGACTGGGACGGCCCGTGGGTGCAGGTCGACGGCGTGGCCGAGGTGCTCGACCTGCCGGCGGCGGTGGAGCCGCTGGTCGACTACTTCCGCAGCATCTCCGGCGAGCACCCGGACTGGGACGAATACCGGGCCGCCATGGTCGCGCAGGGCAAGTCGCTGATCCGGGTGACGATCGAGTCCTGGGGTCCGATCGCCACCGGTGGGTTCCCGGCCCGGCTGGCCGACTGA
- a CDS encoding ATP-binding cassette domain-containing protein, whose product MIDVDHLTKRYGPHVAVEDVTFRCEPGTVTGFLGPNGAGKSTTMRMICGMTPPSSGGATVAGRPYRQLPNPGREIGVLLDASAQHAGRTGRETLTLAARTMGVDREQVAAKLDLVGLNGTAARRRVGAYSLGMRQRLGLAVALLGDPRVLILDEPANGLDPEGIYWMRGLLRDYADRGGTVLLSSHLLREVEAVADRLVVIGGGQVVAQGGKDELLAGAGTLVRARDQHALRLTLDRAALPATAGTDGGFVVRAEPGAVGQAAADAGLVLTELRPAGTGGLEQLFLTLTAGSSTKEAVR is encoded by the coding sequence ATGATTGACGTCGACCACCTGACCAAACGGTACGGCCCGCACGTCGCCGTCGAGGACGTCACGTTCCGGTGCGAACCGGGCACCGTGACCGGTTTCCTCGGCCCGAACGGCGCCGGCAAGTCCACCACGATGCGCATGATCTGCGGAATGACGCCGCCCAGCTCGGGCGGGGCCACCGTGGCCGGCCGGCCCTACCGGCAGCTGCCGAACCCGGGGCGGGAGATCGGCGTGCTGCTCGACGCCTCGGCCCAGCACGCCGGGCGCACCGGCCGGGAGACGCTCACCCTGGCCGCCCGCACCATGGGCGTGGACCGGGAGCAGGTCGCGGCGAAACTCGACCTGGTCGGGTTGAACGGCACCGCCGCGCGGCGGCGGGTCGGCGCGTACTCCCTGGGCATGCGGCAGCGGCTCGGCCTGGCGGTGGCGCTGCTGGGCGACCCCCGGGTGCTGATCCTGGACGAGCCGGCCAACGGCCTCGACCCGGAGGGCATCTACTGGATGCGCGGCCTGCTGCGCGACTACGCCGACCGGGGCGGCACCGTGCTTCTCTCCTCGCACCTGTTGCGCGAGGTGGAGGCGGTGGCCGACCGGCTGGTGGTGATCGGCGGCGGCCAGGTGGTCGCCCAGGGCGGCAAGGACGAGCTGCTGGCCGGCGCCGGCACCCTGGTCCGCGCCCGGGACCAGCACGCCCTGCGCCTCACCCTGGACCGGGCCGCGCTGCCGGCCACCGCCGGCACCGACGGCGGCTTCGTCGTCCGCGCCGAGCCGGGAGCCGTCGGTCAGGCCGCGGCCGACGCCGGGCTGGTCCTCACCGAGCTGCGGCCCGCCGGCACCGGCGGGCTGGAGCAACTCTTCCTCACCCTCACCGCCGGCTCGTCGACCAAGGAGGCCGTCCGATGA
- a CDS encoding D-Ala-D-Ala carboxypeptidase family metallohydrolase produces MRVNTLKRAAVAFALALPGAAVATAVAAPPAHADGCYTWPRTLTQGRSGTDVRELQIRVAGWAGYGDIVHIDGQYGPETAAAVKRFQAAYGLRVDGIAGPQTYAKIYALQDDDCTPKHFSYAELDNGCGKGGWSGGPLSSSATRTNALRTMWKLEALRRSLGDKPLYVTSGFRSVACNRQVGGAAGSQHLYGDAADLTSRSRTLCEVARSARDQGFSGIFGPGYPDHGDHVHVDSRRENKQDGLANTTDWSAADCGVN; encoded by the coding sequence GTGCGCGTCAACACCCTGAAGCGGGCGGCCGTCGCGTTCGCGCTGGCCCTGCCCGGGGCCGCCGTCGCGACCGCCGTCGCCGCGCCGCCGGCCCACGCCGACGGCTGCTACACCTGGCCCCGCACCCTCACCCAGGGACGATCGGGCACCGACGTCCGCGAGCTCCAGATCCGGGTGGCCGGCTGGGCCGGGTACGGCGACATCGTCCACATCGACGGTCAGTACGGCCCGGAGACCGCCGCCGCGGTCAAGCGCTTCCAGGCCGCGTACGGGCTGCGGGTCGACGGCATCGCCGGCCCGCAGACGTACGCCAAGATCTACGCCCTGCAGGACGACGACTGCACGCCGAAGCACTTCAGCTACGCCGAGTTGGACAACGGCTGCGGCAAGGGCGGGTGGAGCGGTGGTCCGCTCTCGTCGTCGGCCACCCGGACGAACGCGCTGCGCACCATGTGGAAGCTGGAGGCGCTGCGCCGCAGCCTCGGCGACAAACCGCTCTACGTCACGAGCGGATTCCGCAGTGTCGCCTGCAACCGGCAGGTCGGCGGCGCCGCCGGCAGCCAGCACCTGTACGGCGACGCGGCCGACCTGACCTCACGCAGCCGGACGCTGTGCGAGGTCGCCCGGTCGGCCCGCGACCAGGGCTTCAGCGGCATCTTCGGACCCGGCTACCCGGACCACGGCGACCACGTGCACGTGGACTCGCGCCGGGAGAACAAGCAGGACGGGCTGGCCAACACCACCGACTGGTCGGCCGCCGACTGCGGCGTCAACTGA
- a CDS encoding helix-turn-helix domain-containing protein, translating into MASVEERLAALEAQVARLVAGRATAPDPAAGEADPAEVFWALDGLKRRLPTDSAGAVLYTGTVRTADRHYDWQYGAGVDDLLDGDWPALAGTLTALAHPVRLRLLREILGGRHGTAELADLDGLGTTGQLHHHLRQLAAAGWLRSGARGHYDIPAERVVPLLAILTAARR; encoded by the coding sequence ATGGCGAGCGTGGAGGAACGGTTGGCGGCCCTCGAAGCCCAGGTGGCCCGGCTGGTCGCCGGCCGGGCGACGGCGCCGGACCCGGCGGCCGGCGAGGCCGACCCGGCGGAAGTGTTCTGGGCGCTCGACGGGCTCAAGCGGCGGCTCCCGACCGACAGCGCCGGCGCGGTGCTCTACACCGGCACCGTGCGCACCGCCGACCGGCACTACGACTGGCAGTACGGCGCCGGCGTCGACGACCTGCTCGACGGCGACTGGCCGGCGCTGGCCGGCACGCTCACCGCGCTGGCCCACCCGGTCCGGCTGCGGCTGCTGCGCGAGATCCTTGGCGGTCGGCACGGCACCGCCGAGCTGGCCGACCTCGACGGCCTCGGCACCACCGGGCAACTCCACCACCACCTGCGGCAGCTCGCCGCCGCCGGCTGGCTGCGCAGCGGGGCCCGCGGACACTACGACATCCCAGCCGAGCGGGTGGTGCCGCTGCTTGCCATCCTCACCGCCGCCCGCCGCTGA
- a CDS encoding histidine kinase, with the protein MSSAVAPDHPWLLPGSLVPARSARRTPRDWFVDGLLFLISLGWVLIAHEDAVSGSPDFALNAGPDWLIGVDLIAGLLATGGLWLRRRWPVGLAVATAPLTLFSITAGVVLLVVLFTVLVHRPLPIGLALVGWNVVTALPYETLRPSPALPPWAAVAWTALFIGVAVAWALFVRARRQLVVSLRDRAERAEAEQQLRLDQARRLERGRIAREMHDVLAHRISLLSLHAGALEFRPDAPPEEVARAAGVIRASAHAALQDLREVIGVLRTEVRAEATPERPQPTLGDVPALVAESRDAGVRVSVVDEVTEPDAVPVAIGRSAYRIVQEGLTNARKHAPGAVVTVRLSGAPGDGLAVEISNPWPVGGPVTSIPGTGTGLVGVAERVTLAGGRLDHGRDSDGNFRLTAWLPWTIPS; encoded by the coding sequence GTGAGCAGCGCCGTCGCACCCGATCATCCCTGGCTCCTGCCGGGCTCCCTGGTGCCCGCCCGGTCCGCCCGCCGGACCCCGCGGGACTGGTTCGTCGACGGGCTGCTGTTCCTGATCTCGCTGGGCTGGGTGCTCATCGCCCACGAGGACGCGGTCAGCGGCAGCCCGGACTTCGCGTTGAACGCCGGGCCGGACTGGCTGATCGGGGTGGACCTGATCGCCGGCCTGCTGGCCACCGGCGGGCTCTGGCTGCGCCGCCGCTGGCCGGTGGGGCTGGCGGTGGCCACCGCGCCGCTGACGCTCTTCTCGATCACCGCCGGCGTGGTGCTGCTGGTCGTGCTGTTCACCGTGCTGGTGCACCGGCCGCTGCCGATCGGGCTGGCGCTCGTCGGCTGGAACGTGGTCACCGCGCTGCCCTACGAGACGCTACGCCCCTCCCCGGCGCTGCCGCCCTGGGCTGCCGTGGCCTGGACCGCACTGTTCATCGGCGTCGCGGTGGCCTGGGCGCTGTTCGTCCGGGCCCGCCGCCAGTTGGTGGTGTCGCTGCGCGACCGCGCCGAGCGGGCCGAGGCCGAGCAGCAGCTCCGGCTCGACCAGGCCCGCCGGCTCGAACGCGGCCGGATCGCCCGGGAGATGCACGACGTGCTCGCCCACCGGATCTCGCTGCTCAGCCTGCACGCCGGGGCGCTGGAGTTCCGCCCGGACGCGCCCCCGGAGGAGGTCGCCCGGGCGGCCGGTGTGATCCGCGCCAGCGCGCACGCCGCCCTCCAGGACCTGCGCGAGGTGATCGGGGTGCTGCGGACCGAGGTGCGTGCCGAGGCCACCCCGGAACGGCCGCAGCCGACGCTCGGCGACGTGCCCGCGCTGGTCGCCGAAAGTCGTGACGCCGGGGTACGCGTCAGCGTGGTCGACGAGGTGACCGAACCGGACGCGGTGCCGGTGGCGATCGGGCGCAGCGCGTACCGGATCGTGCAGGAGGGGCTGACCAACGCCCGCAAGCACGCGCCGGGCGCGGTGGTGACGGTCCGGCTGTCCGGCGCTCCCGGCGACGGGCTCGCGGTCGAGATCAGCAACCCGTGGCCGGTCGGCGGGCCGGTCACGTCGATCCCCGGCACCGGCACCGGGCTGGTCGGGGTCGCCGAGCGGGTCACCCTGGCCGGCGGCCGGCTCGACCACGGACGGGACTCCGACGGCAACTTCCGGCTGACCGCCTGGCTGCCCTGGACGATCCCCTCATGA